ATCGTGACGGCGTTGGGCATCGCGGCGCCGAGCCCGAGGCCGGTGATGAAGCGCAGCGTCGTCAGGTGCGAGAGGCTCGCCGAATACGCCGATGCAAAGCACGCGACGCCGAAGACGATAACCGACGACAGCAGCATCGCGCGACGGCCCAAACGGTCCGACAGCGGCCCCGAAAGCAGCGCGCCCGCAGCGAGCCCGAAGAGCGCCGCGCTCAGCACCGGCGCGAGCGCGGGCCGGCTGATGTGCCATTCCGTGACGAGCGACGGCGCGATGAAGCCGATGGCGGCCGTATCGAAGCCATCGAGCAGCACGATGACGAAGCACATGCCGAAGATGAGCCACTGAAACGGCGAAAAGGGGTGCTCGTTGATGAACGTCTGCACGTTCACGTTTGGGCTTCTGCTCACTTCATTCCCTTCCAAAGAGGCGATAAGAGACGATGAATGTTCGCAATGCGAACACCGATTCACATAGCGAACTATGCATTTCGCGTGAGAATACGTAACAAAGCATTGACCCGCAACGCGGGGATACCCGGAAATGATGGGCGTGCGAGCGATTCGAAGATATCGACGACATGCGCCGTGCCTCCAGGCAGATACAGGACGCTGACCGTCACGTGCACGCTTCGGCACGCGCCGATAAAATGACCGCATGTCCACGTCACAAAGAAGCTCGCGCCGGCACGAGCCCGAGTTGCCGCTTCACACACCGAGCACTGCTTCGCTCGCGCTGGCCGCGGCCATCGCAATGATTGCGTGGCTTGCCATCGCAGCGCAAACGGACCTGACCATCGCGCGTTCGCTGGATCGCGGTATGACCGTCGTAGACGGCATCGCGCGCATGAGCAGTTACCTCACGAATCTGACGGTGCTGCTTACCGCAATCTGCTTTACGTGTGTCGCCACGCGCGCCCAAGCGCCGCTCGCGCGATTCTTTCGCCAGCCGACCGTCGTGACGGCCGTGGTCGTCTATATGGTGTTCGTCGGCATCGCGTATAACGCGCTGCTGCGTTTCTTATGGACGCCATCGGGGTATCGCGAGTTCATCAACGAGTCGCTGCATACCGTCGTACCCGCGCTTTCCGCCGTGTATTGGCTTCTTTTCGTGCCGCGCTTTCATCTCTCA
This genomic interval from Caballeronia sp. LZ062 contains the following:
- a CDS encoding Pr6Pr family membrane protein → MSTSQRSSRRHEPELPLHTPSTASLALAAAIAMIAWLAIAAQTDLTIARSLDRGMTVVDGIARMSSYLTNLTVLLTAICFTCVATRAQAPLARFFRQPTVVTAVVVYMVFVGIAYNALLRFLWTPSGYREFINESLHTVVPALSAVYWLLFVPRFHLSWRRCALWLVYPLCYLFVTLWRGSESEFYPYWFIDVGELGYDRVFFNSAMLIVAFLVLMSVFLVINHRREDLNAPDPEVESDDLSDPDSPR